The DNA window AAAAAAATCGAAATGCGTCCATTGATGCATACAAAGGCAGTACGTTGCGAGATAAAAACATACGCAACACCAAAACAAGCGGGCATGTTTAGTATTAAGACGCCAGAAAAACAAGAAAAACAATGGCAGCGCACAATCAGCACTTCAAATTCACAAAGCGTTACATTGAGTACTTCATCAACGAGTAAAATCACGAGGACACAAACTGCGGATGCTAACCTTGGTTTTACCTACAAAGGACTATCAGGAGGAGTGAGCGGGTCTACATCAAAAACAACAGAACAGTCTCTCAAATCCGACTTTATACAGTCGAAGGAACATCAAAACTCAGAGACGAATACTTCAACCGAAACCTTGTACATTCCTAAAGGTGAGTTTTATGGTCACGCACCTTCTGCTGACAACTTATCCTATGAAGTAGAGGTCACATTCGATTCGACTTTTAGCGGTTATGCCGCCTTTGCAGTAGGGAGCAAAAATAAAGCAGCTGCAATTAACACAATCCTAAGCTCTAAAACTTCGAGCGATAGTGTTCACTTACCACCAAGATATTCGTCAACGAGAAAAATCACCACAAAAGTGACCAAGGTTTTATATCAACCCGCCCCTCAGTGGAAAACTTTCGATAACGAACAAGACTACGATAATAACTATGATGCTTTGGTACACAATCATTTTTCACTTTTGAGTGAAGACCATAACTAAGCCATGTTTGCAATTGCTTGTAACATCTAGGGTACGAGTTTTTGGCTCGTACCTATTTCTCATACATAAATATAGGATATTGCAAATGAACAAACGGTCAATTATGTGTACTTTGTTTGTGTCGACAGCTTTATTAAGTGGCTGTTCAACCATGGCGCCAGCGACTAAGGTAGAGCAAGTAGTCGAACGAAATGGTGTCAGTATTTCTTTAATTCCAGCAACTTACAGGGAAGTTTATTTTAGCCCTTCGGTATCAAAAGAAAAATATTGTAGGGCACCAGACCCTGACTTTAGCGTGCAACAAAGTGATCAACTCAATTTATCGCTACCTATGAATGGCGGCGAGAGTATCGGTGGAGGGGAAAAACAAACAGGTCTTAATTTAGGAGGTAGATCGCCGGCGGTATTGATTACTCGAGAGCTAATGTATAGGGCCTGCGAACTGGCATCTAATATTAATGCAGATGATAAAACTACCATTGACATTTATTCTGCTTTTTTAGAAGGCATTAAGGATATCGTTCAACAATCTTCTTTGACGGGTACTACAAACTCAGACATAACTTCAAGCTCAACCTCGTCTGAAGATTCTTCCTCAAATGAAGATGATGATTTAGAGGGAGGCAATTGATACCTTTAGATTTTGCAAAATCTTTAGCCTCACAAACACACTAATTCGTCTTCAAGCTTTTAATTGCGGTAGGCGCTTTACCATAGAATTTTTTGAAGGTACGAGAAAAGTAAGCCAAACTTTCGTAACCTGTTCCATAGGCAATTTCGCTAATGCTTAGGGTGTTTTCATTGATTAATTTAAGCGCAATCTGCATGCGTACTTGCGTAATAAATTGCCCAGCAGATTGTTGGCAATCTTCTTGGCACTTTCGACTGAGTGAACGCCGGCTTAGGGCCATTGCTGCGGCTAAAATATCTGTATTGAACTCGGGGTTTGTCAAGTTTTGTAAAATTTCAAAACGTAGCTTTTCAGCGAAACTAGGCTCATTTTTATCCGCGATTGAATGAGCGTTTAATGATAAAGCGAAGTCTGTTTTTAATTGTTCACGGATCATTTTTCTGTTTCTAATAAGTCCGTCTATTCTGGCAATTAGCTCGGAAGTATCAAAGGGTTTAGTCATGTAATCATCAGCGCCAGTTTGTAAACCTTCAACTGTCTCGCGCTTACCTGATTTGGCGCTTAACATGATAATGGGAACAGTACAGATAAGAGCGTTCTTTCTTAATTCAGCCAACATCTCTAGACCGTTCATTTTTGGCATCATGACGTCAGAAATGATTAAATCGGGTAGGGTTGATATCGCTTTCTCTAAGCCTTCTTCACCATCACAAGCCTGAACAATGCGGTAATATCCTGACAGTTTTAGCGAAATAAATTGTCTTAATTCGACATTATCATCAACCACCAATATTGTGGTGATGTCATCCTTACTATGCGTAAGAGTATCGCTACTTATCATATTGGACATGTCACGGTCTGGGATTTGAGCAATAGGGAAAATTGGCATATCGCTGACACTGTTTGAGACGCTATTTTCAAGCAGTAGCGAAGCGTCAAAATGCTGGTTGCCAGGCTTGAGCCATATTGTAAAGCAGCACCCTTGACCGACTTGGCTTACTAACTCTATTTCTCCGTGATGCAGCTCCATGAGTTCTTTAACTAGCGCTAAGCCAATTCCGGTGCCCGGTTGGTTGACATTTTGAGATGATTCACCTTGATAAAATCGATCAAAGAGTTTTTCGTGTAAGGAATGTTCAACACCTGTACCGTTGTCTTTTACCTCGATGCCTATTCGAGATGTTTGTTTTAATATTGATATGCTTATTTGCGTATTCGAACCGCTATATTTGATTGCATTAGAGAGTAAGTTAGCAATGCATTTTTCTAGTTGGTCACGGTCAAAGTAAAGCAGCACTGGATCATTTGTATCGTGTATTGTAATTGTTTGGTGTTGTTTATGTGCCCAACCTTTAAATCGAGGCGCGACTAAGTTTATCAATTCCGCGATATCGTATTGAGCAATATGCATAGGGAATTGACCAGCATCTAAGCGATTGATATCTAAAATATGGCCTACAAGCTCCAGCATTTTATTCGCATTTCTTAAGGCGGTTTCAACTGGATAAGAAATGCCTTGCTTTAGGTTTGGGTACTCTGCCAACAAGTCTTTTAAGGGCGCAATCGTCAAGGTTAATGGCGTCCTAAACTCATGGGATACATTGGCAAAGAAACGCTCTTTTAAAACTTGTTGTTGCTCTAGTTCAGCTACTTTATCTTTGATCTCTTGGGTTCGCAGCGCCACGGTACTTTCTAAGCTGCGGTTTTGTGCTTTAAGCTCAGCGGCACGCCAATGCTGTGTTAACAAGCCCGTTAGGACCAACAAAGTAATCAGCACTAAAATATAAGCTACCCAAGCAATCCGACTCAAATACCAGGGGGGTTTAACGTAAAATGCAAGTTCCGTTTCATACGTGCGCAGCCAATCATCTTTTGCCTGAACTTGGAATTGGTAATCACCCCCAGACAATAAGGTATAGTCTTTTTGGTGTTCGTTGGCCCATTCACTCCATTTTTGTTGCCCGCTGCCTAACAGCCGATGTCGATACAAAGTGTCATTCAACAAGCTACTACCACTTAGAGCAAACTCTATCCGAATTGAGTTATTAGTCTGGTCGAGTGCAATGGGGTCTGTTGCTGAAAGTTGCCCTCCATTAATCATCACTTGGCTATCAAGATTGCTAATGCGGCGAATATTTAATTTACCTTCGCTTGGCAATGCTTCCGCCAAGTCGACATTTGCTCGGTACACTTCACCGGAACTTTGCACAAACCAAACATGTTCCGTTGAGTCGCTAGCAAAATCTCTCAACCCGACTTTTGTAAATGGCGCAAACAATTCAGAGTGTCGTTGCCATTTGCCGTTCCTGTCTTTTTCAACATATCCTGATTGCTGTCCAATGCGGAACCAAACTCTGCCCTTTGGATCTTCAAAAACACGAAATACGTCTTCTTTTTCAGTTGTGAAAATTTCGGGGAAGCCGGTCATAAATTGCAGTGCAGGTAAACGTTGAGGCATGTAATCCATTAAACCGTTGCTAGTGGCTATAACAACGCCAGATGACAATTTGAAGGGCATCACATTGCCGGGGCCCAAACCATCCTTATCTACAAATTTTTCGACCTTCGTGGCTTTATCCAAAAACTGCGCGTTTTCAACACGATATAATTCTTGAGTAGTGGTGCCTGTCCAAATCACGCCGTTGTCTTGCACTGCAACAAACTCTAATTCATCAGCTAAACCCTCTACTTTGCTCTTCGACCACTCACCGTCAAGGTATTCGACAATAAATAAACCCTCGTATGAGCTTACAACCAACTTGTTTGTTAAAGGATCGACTTTTAAAGACCGAGCCCATCCAGTTTTTAGTATATTTGAAAACTCTTGTTCAGGTTCATTGATAAGGCGGGCGAACACACCGCCATTGCCAGCATAAAGAAAATGTTTTTTGTATTCTATGGCATCGAAATAAATTCGTTTGCTGTCAATGAGCACTTCGAACTTCGCTGGGGCCAGTTGGGACTGTCCGGCTTTGAGTTGGAATACACCATCGCCTGTAGCCACAAGCTTTCCGCCAACTGGTACCAACCTATCAATGATCGTGGATTGAGTACCGGGTTTGTATGAACTTAAACGGTGAGGAGGAAGCATTTGAGTGATACTTGGGATACCAGAAAGCCAAATATTGCTTTGCTGGTCTTCTAGCACAGAGTAAAGTGAACCAATATCTAAATTGTGTTCTTCACGGTAATTCGCCACGATGTGATATGTAGGATCAAGCACGAATAAACCTCGGTCTAATGATACAAGATAATAAAAGCCGTCTTTGGCTTGTATACCTTCGTACAAACCATCATCTACACCAAAGCGGGTTCCGTCTAACCTGAGTTCAAAAGTACCGTTGTGTTGCTCAAAGATCCCGTGTGTGCCTGTTATCGTGACAAGCTCATTACTGTTATTGTAAAACATATTACGAATAACTGCTGCTTTAGGAAGACCCACATCGCTTTTGTTTAGTGTAAAGTCAGGTGACAATGAAGAAGTGTTTATATTCAGTATATGTAAGGACTTCTCGTTTAATATTTTGAATACAAAGCTGTCGTCCAAAGTGAAAATACGGTGCCTGCCACCAGGCATATCTGGCACTTTATGTACCTTATTACCATCCCAAAAATACATTGCCTTGTTGGTCACAAACATGACACCTTGGGAATTTGCAGCGGTAGACCACACTTCGCCAAATTGGCGCTCTTGGGCAGACCACTGACTGACTAAAGATATGAACTCAAGCGTACCATGGGTATTTGGTTTAAAAACGCCAATATCGTCAATCGTACCGGCGTAGATGTGACCGTCATGCCAATGGATTAACGAGCGCACTCTTGAGTTATTAGGTGTATTGTAAAGATGCCAGTTTTCTCCATCCCATTCGATGATACCCGTGCCGGTGCCAGAATATATAAGGCCATTGTCAGCCTGGGTGAGATACCAGTTTTGATCACTACCTTTATGTTCCGCCAAACCAAAGGTTTGCGTCACAGGCATACCGATTTCACTGTACTGGTTTGTGCATAATGCTTTTGAGTTAATAAGAAAGAGCAACAGAAGTAGGCTAGTTCTTAGCACTGGGAAATCCTTTAAAATCTGAGGTTTAGCGGAAAAGAAAACAAAAGGTAAACACTATGTAAATGAAAGGGCAGTATAGGGTGTATTGAGGTTTTATGCTACCTGTTGTTACAACTAGCTTTTCAAATCGTTTAAGCTTAGCTCAAGGTCGTTTGCGGTTATAATTTTAAAACTTACAACCACTTGAACAGCGTCTTTAAGAGCTTGCATCTAAGATGACTGGATCACAAGCTGTGATTGATATCTAAAGCGAAGTCGATTAATAAAAAACTCGCCTCGGCGAATTTGGGTAGCAATTTTTTATCGCTAAAAAGCCTTAATGTTTCAATAGCTACGTGCTGATTTCAGGTAACCAACTATCTTACCTTTAACACCATTCAAATTAAGAGTTTGAATGGTGAACTAGTTTATAACATTCCAAATACAAAAAGATATAACCATCCGGGAACAGCCTCGTTCTTGCTTTCAAAAAATTAGCGATAAACGTGAAACTTGTTCAGCAGAACGCAAAAAGCAACGTCTGCTAGCTACCTCTAAGGAGCCTCTCAAAGCTCCAGTTCAAATAGACAAAAAGTAGTATGGATTTTTGCGTAATTTTGGGTTTCTACGTCCGCAATTGCCGTGCACTTGTCCTTCACAAAATGGAGCATGGGCACATTAGATTAGATGGTCGCACTTC is part of the Glaciecola nitratireducens FR1064 genome and encodes:
- a CDS encoding ATP-binding protein, which translates into the protein MLRTSLLLLLFLINSKALCTNQYSEIGMPVTQTFGLAEHKGSDQNWYLTQADNGLIYSGTGTGIIEWDGENWHLYNTPNNSRVRSLIHWHDGHIYAGTIDDIGVFKPNTHGTLEFISLVSQWSAQERQFGEVWSTAANSQGVMFVTNKAMYFWDGNKVHKVPDMPGGRHRIFTLDDSFVFKILNEKSLHILNINTSSLSPDFTLNKSDVGLPKAAVIRNMFYNNSNELVTITGTHGIFEQHNGTFELRLDGTRFGVDDGLYEGIQAKDGFYYLVSLDRGLFVLDPTYHIVANYREEHNLDIGSLYSVLEDQQSNIWLSGIPSITQMLPPHRLSSYKPGTQSTIIDRLVPVGGKLVATGDGVFQLKAGQSQLAPAKFEVLIDSKRIYFDAIEYKKHFLYAGNGGVFARLINEPEQEFSNILKTGWARSLKVDPLTNKLVVSSYEGLFIVEYLDGEWSKSKVEGLADELEFVAVQDNGVIWTGTTTQELYRVENAQFLDKATKVEKFVDKDGLGPGNVMPFKLSSGVVIATSNGLMDYMPQRLPALQFMTGFPEIFTTEKEDVFRVFEDPKGRVWFRIGQQSGYVEKDRNGKWQRHSELFAPFTKVGLRDFASDSTEHVWFVQSSGEVYRANVDLAEALPSEGKLNIRRISNLDSQVMINGGQLSATDPIALDQTNNSIRIEFALSGSSLLNDTLYRHRLLGSGQQKWSEWANEHQKDYTLLSGGDYQFQVQAKDDWLRTYETELAFYVKPPWYLSRIAWVAYILVLITLLVLTGLLTQHWRAAELKAQNRSLESTVALRTQEIKDKVAELEQQQVLKERFFANVSHEFRTPLTLTIAPLKDLLAEYPNLKQGISYPVETALRNANKMLELVGHILDINRLDAGQFPMHIAQYDIAELINLVAPRFKGWAHKQHQTITIHDTNDPVLLYFDRDQLEKCIANLLSNAIKYSGSNTQISISILKQTSRIGIEVKDNGTGVEHSLHEKLFDRFYQGESSQNVNQPGTGIGLALVKELMELHHGEIELVSQVGQGCCFTIWLKPGNQHFDASLLLENSVSNSVSDMPIFPIAQIPDRDMSNMISSDTLTHSKDDITTILVVDDNVELRQFISLKLSGYYRIVQACDGEEGLEKAISTLPDLIISDVMMPKMNGLEMLAELRKNALICTVPIIMLSAKSGKRETVEGLQTGADDYMTKPFDTSELIARIDGLIRNRKMIREQLKTDFALSLNAHSIADKNEPSFAEKLRFEILQNLTNPEFNTDILAAAMALSRRSLSRKCQEDCQQSAGQFITQVRMQIALKLINENTLSISEIAYGTGYESLAYFSRTFKKFYGKAPTAIKSLKTN